One segment of Paenibacillus rhizovicinus DNA contains the following:
- a CDS encoding 5-formyltetrahydrofolate cyclo-ligase produces MNRSGEKQAARKAAALKRDALPEANRMAWSDTVCQLAVEWLRRRIGQGETIRSVMVYVPFRSELDTTLLIEWCWRTGVSVIIPRCIRSDRSMELYAIEAWDELSPGAYGIREPDPVTAKRCKAAFIPDVVFVPGLAFDRGGGRLGYGGGYYDRFHERLAASARLAGSAMPAWIALGYEAQQADAVPMDGHDVYVDGGITELGYWGVATDGSDPF; encoded by the coding sequence ATGAATCGATCAGGTGAGAAGCAAGCGGCTCGCAAGGCGGCGGCGCTGAAGCGCGACGCTTTGCCTGAGGCGAACCGCATGGCTTGGTCGGATACGGTTTGCCAGCTGGCCGTGGAATGGCTTCGGCGGCGGATCGGGCAAGGGGAGACGATACGCAGCGTCATGGTTTACGTGCCATTCCGGTCGGAGCTGGACACGACGCTGCTGATCGAATGGTGCTGGCGCACGGGGGTGTCGGTCATCATCCCGCGCTGCATCCGCAGCGACCGTTCCATGGAACTGTACGCGATTGAGGCGTGGGACGAGCTGTCCCCCGGCGCGTACGGCATCCGGGAACCGGATCCGGTCACGGCCAAGCGCTGCAAAGCCGCCTTTATTCCGGACGTCGTGTTCGTGCCGGGATTGGCCTTCGATCGGGGAGGCGGCAGGCTCGGCTATGGCGGCGGGTATTATGATCGGTTTCACGAACGGCTTGCAGCATCCGCAAGGCTGGCCGGATCCGCAATGCCGGCCTGGATCGCCCTCGGCTACGAGGCTCAGCAGGCGGATGCGGTGCCAATGGACGGCCACGATGTCTATGTCGACGGCGGCATTACCGAACTTGGATATTGGGGAGTGGCAACGGATGGATCTGACCCATTTTAA
- a CDS encoding ABC transporter substrate-binding protein produces the protein MVALARKKLSWSVLSVLIVLSVVISGCGQSNSADNANNGTTNTGNAANTGNANKAAADSADAAERKITHAMGETVIKGTPARIVVLTNEGTEALLALGVKPVGAVKSWTGDPWYAHIAKDMDGVTVVGEESQPNLELIASLKPDLIIGNKLRQEKVYEQLKAIAPTIFSETLRGAWQSNFTLYADAIGKKAEGEKIIADYDARTADFKAKAGDKLNQKVSVVRFMAGKTRIYLSDTFTGIAFSKLGITRPDSQNGYKDTFVEEITKERLPEVDADRLFYFTYETGDGKGTQMEEEMLKDPLWKSLNVVKNNKAIKVDDAIWNTAGGVIAANLMLDELYKIYDIKA, from the coding sequence ATGGTTGCCTTAGCAAGAAAGAAGTTGTCTTGGTCCGTCTTGTCCGTTCTCATCGTCTTGTCTGTCGTCATCTCCGGATGCGGTCAGTCAAACTCCGCCGACAATGCCAACAATGGAACTACCAATACCGGCAATGCCGCCAACACCGGCAACGCGAATAAAGCAGCAGCCGATTCGGCCGATGCCGCTGAACGCAAGATTACCCATGCCATGGGAGAAACCGTCATTAAAGGAACGCCCGCGCGAATCGTCGTTCTCACCAACGAAGGCACGGAAGCCTTGCTCGCGCTTGGCGTGAAGCCCGTAGGCGCCGTTAAATCGTGGACAGGCGATCCTTGGTACGCCCATATCGCGAAAGACATGGACGGCGTGACCGTCGTCGGCGAAGAAAGCCAGCCGAACCTCGAGCTGATCGCCAGCCTGAAGCCGGATCTGATTATCGGCAACAAGCTGCGCCAAGAGAAAGTATACGAGCAATTGAAGGCGATCGCGCCGACGATCTTCTCCGAAACGCTCCGCGGCGCATGGCAGTCGAACTTCACGCTCTATGCGGACGCAATCGGCAAAAAAGCCGAAGGCGAGAAAATCATCGCCGATTACGATGCGCGCACGGCGGATTTCAAAGCGAAGGCCGGAGACAAGCTGAATCAAAAAGTATCCGTCGTTCGTTTCATGGCAGGCAAAACGCGTATTTACTTGTCGGATACGTTCACGGGAATCGCCTTCTCCAAACTTGGCATCACGCGTCCGGATAGCCAGAACGGCTACAAGGATACGTTCGTAGAGGAAATCACGAAAGAACGTCTGCCGGAAGTCGATGCGGACAGGCTCTTCTACTTCACCTACGAAACGGGCGATGGCAAAGGGACGCAGATGGAAGAAGAGATGCTCAAGGATCCGCTTTGGAAGAGCCTTAACGTCGTCAAGAACAATAAGGCGATCAAAGTAGACGACGCGATATGGAACACGGCCGGCGGCGTAATCGCAGCCAACCTGATGCTAGACGAGCTGTACAAAATTTACGATATTAAAGCTTAA
- a CDS encoding FecCD family ABC transporter permease, with protein MKSLLITRTQKVAGLLIGLLVFLAGIVCSVVFGVADISWHTIVQSYMHFDGSQDQLIIRTTRMPRALIAALAGASLAVAGTLMQGITRNQLASPSLFGINAGAAFFIVAGTAFFDAGSLSAYATLAFAGAAFTALLVYLLGSIGSDGLTPLKVTLAGAAMTAFFSSISLGILLTGGQTFDQVLYWFVGSVAGRDMGIFNSAAPYMGVGLIGAWVLARHMNLLGLGEDVATGLGQKTMIIKLAAGISIVLLAGGSVSIAGPIAFVGIIIPHVTRYLVGIDYRWVIPYCAILGGILLLGADIGSRFIAFPKEVPVGVMTAIIGVPFFVYIARKGVRA; from the coding sequence ATGAAATCCTTACTTATAACACGCACGCAAAAAGTCGCGGGTCTATTGATCGGTCTGCTCGTTTTCTTGGCCGGTATCGTATGCAGCGTCGTATTTGGCGTGGCGGATATCAGTTGGCATACGATCGTCCAATCCTACATGCATTTCGACGGTTCCCAGGACCAGCTCATCATTCGGACGACAAGGATGCCGCGGGCGCTGATCGCCGCCTTGGCAGGCGCAAGCCTCGCCGTTGCCGGCACGCTGATGCAAGGGATCACGCGAAATCAGCTTGCTTCGCCAAGCTTGTTCGGCATTAACGCCGGCGCGGCATTCTTCATCGTCGCCGGTACGGCGTTTTTCGACGCGGGCAGCCTGTCCGCCTATGCAACGCTTGCTTTTGCCGGCGCCGCTTTCACGGCATTGCTCGTCTACCTGCTCGGATCGATCGGGAGCGACGGGCTGACCCCTCTTAAAGTAACGCTCGCCGGCGCGGCCATGACGGCCTTCTTCTCGTCGATCTCGCTCGGCATTCTGCTTACGGGCGGGCAAACCTTCGATCAGGTGCTCTACTGGTTCGTCGGATCCGTTGCCGGGAGGGACATGGGGATTTTCAATTCCGCCGCTCCCTACATGGGCGTTGGGCTCATCGGAGCCTGGGTGCTGGCGCGGCATATGAATTTGCTTGGATTGGGCGAGGACGTCGCGACGGGCCTGGGGCAGAAAACGATGATAATCAAACTTGCTGCAGGCATCTCCATCGTCCTGCTGGCAGGCGGTTCCGTCTCCATCGCGGGTCCGATCGCGTTCGTCGGCATTATCATTCCGCATGTTACGCGCTACTTGGTCGGCATTGATTATCGCTGGGTCATTCCGTACTGCGCCATTCTTGGCGGCATCCTGCTGCTTGGCGCGGATATCGGCTCGCGGTTTATCGCGTTCCCCAAGGAAGTGCCGGTCGGCGTGATGACGGCCATTATCGGCGTGCCTTTCTTCGTCTACATCGCCAGAAAAGGAGTGCGCGCCTAG
- a CDS encoding ABC-F family ATP-binding cassette domain-containing protein, producing MLLQVSDVSKSYGVSSVLSSVTFQVLPRERVGLVGVNGAGKSTLLRIIAGELSADSGTVYKSKETTIGYLAQSSGLQSDKTIEAEMRAVFAHLTDAERELRSLEQQIADPALHGDEKQYEAVLGRYAKLSEWFRAEGGFEMDTRIRSVIHGMGFAQFPPETIISTLSGGQKTRLALARILLQAPDLLMLDEPTNYLDIETLTWLEDYLRGYEGGILVVSHDRYFLDAVVNTIVEIERHSAKRYTGNYSRFIEIKAAEYEAQMKQFDKQQEEIAKLEDFVQRNIVRASTTKRAQSRRKTLEKMDRLDKPLGDLKKAHFSFEIERQSGNDVLDVRDLSIKFPEKKAPLFRDVTFRLERGENVALIGPNGIGKSTLLKALVGQQTYEEGTIRWGTNVKIGYYDQEHTGLNHANTVLEELWSTYPHIEEARIRTVLGNFLFSGDDVKKRISTLSGGERARVSLSKLMLAHANMLILDEPTNHLDLYSKEVLEGALMDYDGTLLFISHDRYFLNKMAERIVELNPLGTEHFLGNYDEMIQKKREIEELRLETLSAQQGKQSKSSPVAEAVPASAYEADKQAKRDERNRQRKQEQLENDIARLEGEILTMEQQLTDPEIYNDYVRVGTIQSDIDTRKAQLQEVYEAWEELLA from the coding sequence ATGCTTCTTCAAGTTTCCGATGTATCCAAAAGCTATGGCGTCAGCAGCGTGCTTTCGTCCGTCACCTTCCAGGTGCTGCCCCGCGAACGGGTCGGTCTGGTCGGCGTGAACGGCGCCGGCAAGTCGACGCTGCTCCGGATTATCGCAGGCGAGCTATCCGCGGATTCCGGCACCGTATATAAATCGAAAGAAACGACGATTGGCTACCTCGCGCAATCCAGCGGACTCCAGTCAGACAAGACGATCGAGGCGGAGATGAGGGCGGTGTTCGCCCATCTGACCGACGCGGAGCGCGAGCTCCGTTCGCTGGAGCAGCAGATCGCGGATCCGGCGCTGCACGGCGACGAGAAACAATACGAAGCCGTGCTGGGACGGTACGCCAAGCTGTCCGAATGGTTTAGAGCCGAAGGCGGCTTCGAGATGGACACCCGGATCCGGAGCGTCATCCACGGGATGGGCTTCGCGCAGTTTCCGCCGGAGACGATCATCTCCACGCTGAGCGGCGGACAGAAGACGCGCCTCGCGCTGGCTAGAATCCTGCTGCAAGCGCCAGACCTGCTTATGCTCGACGAGCCGACGAACTATCTCGACATCGAAACGCTGACTTGGCTGGAGGATTATCTCCGCGGCTACGAGGGCGGAATCCTCGTCGTCTCCCATGACCGTTACTTCCTGGATGCGGTCGTGAACACCATCGTTGAAATCGAGCGTCACAGCGCCAAACGTTATACGGGCAACTACAGCCGTTTCATTGAAATCAAAGCGGCCGAATATGAAGCACAGATGAAGCAGTTCGACAAGCAGCAGGAAGAAATCGCGAAGCTGGAAGATTTCGTGCAGCGCAATATCGTCCGCGCATCCACCACCAAACGCGCGCAGAGCCGCCGCAAGACGCTCGAGAAGATGGACCGTCTCGACAAACCGCTCGGCGATCTGAAGAAAGCGCATTTCTCGTTCGAAATCGAGCGCCAAAGCGGCAATGACGTGCTCGACGTCCGCGATTTATCGATTAAGTTTCCCGAGAAGAAAGCGCCGCTCTTCCGCGACGTGACGTTCCGATTAGAGCGCGGAGAGAATGTGGCGCTCATCGGGCCGAACGGGATCGGCAAATCGACGCTGCTTAAAGCGCTAGTGGGTCAGCAAACCTACGAAGAGGGCACGATCCGCTGGGGCACCAATGTGAAGATCGGCTACTACGATCAGGAACATACGGGACTGAACCATGCCAACACGGTGCTCGAAGAGCTGTGGAGCACGTATCCGCATATCGAAGAAGCAAGAATTCGGACGGTGCTCGGCAACTTCCTGTTCAGCGGCGACGACGTCAAGAAGCGGATCAGTACGCTGAGCGGCGGCGAACGCGCGCGCGTTTCGCTGTCGAAGCTGATGCTGGCGCATGCGAACATGCTCATTTTGGACGAACCGACGAACCATTTGGATCTCTACAGCAAGGAAGTTCTTGAGGGCGCGCTGATGGATTATGACGGAACGCTGCTGTTCATCTCCCATGACCGTTATTTCTTGAACAAAATGGCGGAGCGCATTGTCGAACTGAACCCGTTGGGGACGGAGCATTTCCTGGGAAATTATGACGAAATGATCCAGAAAAAGCGTGAAATCGAAGAGCTTCGGCTCGAAACGTTGTCAGCTCAGCAAGGAAAACAGAGCAAATCCTCGCCGGTTGCGGAAGCGGTGCCCGCATCCGCGTATGAAGCCGACAAACAAGCGAAGCGTGACGAACGAAACCGCCAGCGCAAACAGGAACAGCTGGAAAACGACATCGCGCGGCTGGAAGGCGAAATTTTGACGATGGAACAGCAATTGACCGATCCCGAGATTTACAACGATTATGTACGGGTCGGCACGATCCAGAGCGATATCGATACGCGCAAGGCACAGCTTCAAGAAGTCTACGAAGCTTGGGAAGAGCTGCTCGCCTAA
- the tatC gene encoding twin-arginine translocase subunit TatC: protein MSIFDHIGELRRRIIITLVFLVIGMIIGLFLADPVYNYIVNQEPVKGMKLNAFSLWDGIGLYMKFALVIALIVALPTAAYQLWAFVKPALGVKEQKATLKFVPFVLLMFLIGLAFSYYVVFPMAFNFTTDVAKHLNLEETYGVIQYFSFMFNILIPISLLFELPIVIMFLTKLRILNPKRLKKMRKLAYFVLIVIGVVVTPPDFISDSLVAAPLILLYEISVLLSSVVYKKQLQADEAWEEEFGR, encoded by the coding sequence ATGTCGATCTTCGACCATATCGGCGAGCTGCGGCGCAGAATAATCATTACCCTCGTCTTCCTGGTCATCGGGATGATCATCGGTCTGTTTCTCGCGGATCCGGTATACAACTACATCGTAAACCAGGAACCGGTGAAAGGCATGAAGCTGAACGCCTTCTCCCTGTGGGACGGCATCGGCCTGTATATGAAGTTCGCGCTTGTGATCGCGCTCATCGTCGCATTGCCGACGGCGGCTTACCAGCTGTGGGCATTCGTTAAGCCGGCGCTCGGCGTGAAGGAGCAGAAGGCGACGCTGAAATTCGTTCCGTTCGTGCTCCTCATGTTTCTGATCGGGCTCGCCTTCTCCTACTATGTGGTGTTCCCGATGGCGTTCAATTTCACGACGGATGTCGCGAAGCATTTGAACCTGGAAGAAACGTATGGGGTCATTCAATACTTCTCGTTCATGTTTAACATTCTGATTCCGATATCGCTGCTCTTCGAACTGCCGATCGTCATCATGTTCCTGACGAAGCTGCGGATTCTCAATCCGAAGCGGCTGAAGAAAATGCGGAAGCTGGCGTATTTCGTTCTTATTGTCATCGGCGTAGTCGTGACGCCTCCGGATTTCATCTCGGATTCCCTGGTGGCTGCGCCGCTCATCCTGTTGTATGAGATCAGCGTACTGTTGTCGAGCGTGGTCTACAAGAAGCAGCTGCAGGCCGACGAGGCTTGGGAAGAAGAGTTCGGAAGGTAA
- a CDS encoding Rv0361 family membrane protein codes for MKTRKTKFLMAGALAAVIVLGGGAGYLVHTSSTNASQLDEKDAEQTVKNYFAALETKNAEDAVKYSIDTRYGPEQEGSRKSDYRELMASNTSLLKNIDKIVKIDEKTFTATLDVYTNDNGNITLDFPVTLTEDGSWKIVIGQSIPAQ; via the coding sequence ATGAAAACTCGCAAGACAAAGTTTTTAATGGCTGGCGCATTGGCTGCAGTAATCGTACTTGGTGGAGGAGCCGGATACCTTGTGCACACGAGTTCAACGAATGCATCGCAATTGGATGAAAAAGATGCTGAACAAACGGTGAAAAATTATTTCGCCGCATTGGAGACGAAGAATGCGGAGGATGCGGTAAAGTACTCTATTGACACAAGATATGGGCCTGAGCAAGAAGGTTCACGCAAATCAGACTATCGAGAGCTAATGGCATCAAACACATCTCTTCTCAAAAACATTGACAAAATCGTCAAAATCGACGAAAAGACTTTTACAGCGACATTGGATGTTTATACAAATGATAACGGTAATATCACTCTAGACTTTCCTGTGACGCTTACTGAAGATGGCAGTTGGAAAATCGTTATCGGTCAATCGATTCCGGCTCAATAA
- a CDS encoding AraC family transcriptional regulator: MNALEHLNGALDYIEQHLEQELDDREIAKHAYCSVFHFKRMFSFLAGITLQEYIRRRRLTRAALELQNSTVKVIDIAMKYGYYSPDAFTRAFLSLHGITPTEARTAKRSLTAYPPMSFRLTIGGSEPMKIRIEHKEAFQVIGVSNRVTPIESGEHPGVEQVWQALDHDTYAELKSLNDAAPYGTLHVNVGEGVRAKDDYDYYLAVASNQPCPVRFVPFTIPATTWAVFEMTVPWEKEKWHRIYGEWFPSSGYEQIAGPTFQVGPDITIGLDRQVDSGEHDIELWLPVAKVR, from the coding sequence ATGAACGCGCTCGAACATTTGAACGGCGCCTTAGACTACATCGAACAGCATCTGGAACAGGAATTGGATGATCGTGAAATCGCCAAACACGCCTACTGCTCCGTGTTTCATTTCAAGCGGATGTTCTCGTTCCTCGCAGGCATTACGCTGCAGGAATACATTCGTCGCAGACGTCTCACGCGTGCAGCGCTGGAACTGCAGAACAGCACTGTCAAAGTGATTGACATCGCTATGAAATACGGCTATTACTCGCCGGATGCATTTACGCGCGCTTTTCTAAGCTTGCATGGCATTACGCCAACTGAAGCGAGAACCGCCAAACGTTCGCTCACCGCTTATCCTCCGATGTCCTTTCGATTAACGATTGGAGGCAGTGAACCGATGAAAATTCGAATCGAACACAAGGAAGCCTTTCAAGTGATCGGGGTAAGCAACCGGGTAACGCCGATCGAGTCCGGCGAACATCCCGGCGTGGAACAAGTATGGCAAGCGCTCGATCATGATACGTATGCTGAGCTGAAGTCGCTTAACGACGCAGCGCCTTACGGCACCCTGCATGTGAACGTCGGGGAAGGCGTGCGCGCGAAGGACGATTACGACTATTACCTCGCTGTCGCTTCCAATCAGCCCTGCCCGGTTCGTTTCGTGCCATTCACCATACCGGCCACGACATGGGCCGTCTTCGAAATGACGGTTCCTTGGGAGAAAGAAAAATGGCATCGCATCTACGGCGAATGGTTTCCTTCCTCGGGGTATGAACAAATTGCCGGACCGACGTTTCAAGTCGGGCCCGACATCACGATCGGATTGGACAGACAGGTCGATTCCGGTGAACATGACATCGAATTATGG
- a CDS encoding twin-arginine translocase TatA/TatE family subunit, with protein MGGIGVTGFLLIALVALLLFGPNKLPELGRAFGRTLKEFKAGAKDIMDDEPQDRRETKRTEVNRSEDQGDNKRLPE; from the coding sequence ATGGGTGGAATAGGTGTTACGGGCTTTTTACTGATCGCGCTTGTCGCGTTGCTGCTGTTCGGACCGAATAAGCTTCCGGAACTAGGCCGCGCTTTCGGCCGCACGTTGAAGGAATTCAAGGCCGGAGCTAAAGACATCATGGATGACGAACCACAGGATCGCAGGGAAACGAAACGGACGGAAGTGAACCGTTCGGAAGATCAGGGCGACAATAAGCGGCTCCCAGAGTAA
- a CDS encoding MogA/MoaB family molybdenum cofactor biosynthesis protein: MQWKVALLTASDKGSRGEREDTSAQVIRELVEEELSGEIVDYRIVPDEQDEIMAALIEMTDYYQADLVITTGGTGLAPRDLTPEATLKVIDRLVPGLAEAMRIGAMQRTRRAMLSRGICGIRGRSLIINLPGSPKGVHENLMAIMDQLPHALSILSGRTGDHAE; encoded by the coding sequence ATGCAATGGAAAGTAGCGTTGCTTACGGCCAGCGACAAAGGCTCGCGCGGCGAACGTGAGGATACGAGCGCGCAGGTGATTCGCGAGCTGGTCGAGGAAGAGCTCAGCGGCGAAATCGTCGACTACCGGATCGTGCCTGACGAGCAGGATGAAATTATGGCGGCATTAATCGAAATGACGGACTATTACCAAGCGGATCTCGTCATTACGACTGGCGGAACCGGACTGGCCCCCAGGGATCTGACGCCGGAAGCGACGCTTAAGGTGATCGATCGTCTCGTTCCCGGTCTTGCGGAAGCGATGCGTATCGGCGCCATGCAGCGGACGCGACGGGCGATGCTCTCCCGCGGAATATGCGGCATTCGCGGGCGTTCGCTCATCATTAATCTGCCGGGCAGCCCGAAAGGCGTGCACGAGAACTTGATGGCGATTATGGATCAGCTGCCGCATGCGCTTAGTATTTTGTCGGGACGCACGGGAGATCATGCGGAATGA
- a CDS encoding molybdopterin-binding protein gives MSGRKQGTLLNEVPVREAVGLVLAHDLTQIIPGQFKGRLFKKGHVIVESDIPKLLDIGKEHIYILELGEGELHEDDAAGRLALALQDDGLLLTEPHEGKVAVKSGLDVPALAVIEPSVVHAINELGEIALATLRTDAVVMPGGQLAATRVIPLVVPEAKIEAALKLVHEYRSRHAGRGPLGLKPLRKFRIGLLTTGGEVFSGRIEDKFGPAVRRIVEALGSEVAEQRFSPDDRQTIVKEIHYLQQQSYDMIIVTGGMSVDPDDRTPAAIADAGAQIVSYGTPMLPGSMLLMGYLDGTPIMGLPGCVMHDPYTSFNVLLPRILAGETIVRSDIVSMGYGGLHVR, from the coding sequence ATGAGCGGGCGCAAGCAGGGCACGCTGCTGAACGAAGTGCCTGTGCGGGAAGCGGTCGGCCTCGTGCTGGCGCATGATTTGACCCAAATCATTCCGGGGCAGTTCAAAGGCCGTCTCTTCAAGAAAGGCCATGTGATCGTGGAATCGGATATTCCGAAGCTCCTTGATATCGGCAAGGAGCATATCTATATTCTGGAGCTTGGCGAAGGCGAGCTTCACGAAGACGACGCGGCGGGGCGGCTGGCGCTTGCGCTGCAGGACGACGGGTTGCTGCTGACGGAACCTCACGAGGGCAAGGTTGCGGTTAAGTCGGGGCTGGATGTTCCGGCGCTGGCCGTCATCGAGCCTTCCGTCGTTCATGCCATTAACGAGCTGGGCGAAATCGCCTTGGCGACGCTGCGGACGGATGCCGTCGTCATGCCCGGCGGCCAGCTTGCCGCAACGCGCGTCATTCCGCTAGTCGTGCCGGAAGCGAAGATCGAAGCGGCCCTTAAGCTTGTCCATGAATATCGCTCGCGGCATGCAGGGCGAGGGCCGCTGGGGCTGAAGCCGCTGCGGAAGTTCCGGATTGGACTGTTGACGACCGGCGGCGAAGTATTCTCCGGTCGGATCGAGGATAAATTCGGTCCGGCCGTGCGGCGCATCGTGGAAGCGCTTGGCTCGGAAGTGGCGGAGCAGCGATTTTCCCCGGACGATCGTCAAACAATTGTCAAGGAAATACACTATTTGCAGCAGCAGTCCTATGATATGATAATCGTAACTGGCGGAATGTCCGTCGATCCCGACGATCGTACGCCTGCGGCGATTGCCGATGCTGGCGCGCAAATCGTCAGCTACGGAACGCCGATGCTTCCGGGCTCCATGCTGCTAATGGGCTATCTGGACGGAACGCCGATTATGGGACTTCCGGGCTGCGTCATGCATGATCCCTATACGTCGTTCAACGTGCTTCTGCCGCGCATTCTTGCCGGCGAGACGATCGTGAGATCGGATATCGTATCCATGGGATACGGCGGTCTGCATGTGCGATAG
- the moaC gene encoding cyclic pyranopterin monophosphate synthase MoaC: protein MDLTHFNDQGRARMVDVSDKEVTARIAVARTSVTMAEETLQRIKAGKIGKGDVLAVAQVAGIMAAKNTSNWIPMCHPLPLTGVNLVFGDNGKNELYIEGTVKTTGKTGVEMEALTAVSAAALTVYDMCKALQKDMIIGPTYLASKSGGKNGDYTVNGV, encoded by the coding sequence ATGGATCTGACCCATTTTAACGATCAGGGCCGGGCACGCATGGTGGACGTGTCGGACAAGGAAGTGACGGCGCGAATTGCCGTTGCGCGGACAAGCGTGACGATGGCGGAAGAGACGCTGCAGCGCATCAAGGCCGGAAAGATCGGCAAAGGCGACGTGCTGGCCGTTGCTCAAGTGGCCGGGATCATGGCGGCGAAGAATACGTCGAACTGGATTCCGATGTGCCATCCGCTTCCGCTTACCGGCGTGAATCTCGTTTTCGGCGATAATGGAAAGAATGAACTTTATATAGAAGGAACAGTGAAGACGACCGGTAAAACAGGCGTGGAAATGGAAGCCTTGACGGCCGTATCCGCTGCGGCATTGACCGTATACGATATGTGCAAGGCACTCCAGAAGGACATGATTATCGGACCGACGTACCTGGCCTCCAAGAGCGGGGGCAAGAACGGCGATTATACCGTTAACGGCGTTTAA
- a CDS encoding FecCD family ABC transporter permease: MNDWLIFRGRKHSFQINRRTLIVVLLLIAANLAAMIICTGLGSLNISPIEVIRTLFGTGDASNHMIIFSLRLPRVVIAIMVGAALAVSGALLQGIVRNPLTSPDVIGISGGASLGTIVFILYFSELSIRFMPLWSIGGAFAAAILVYLFAYRGGITPLRLVLIGIGMATALTAVTYMLILTASFTPTAVAVKAFTFMTGSIYGVSWKRDVLTLLPWFSILLPVSIIYARHLNVQELGDEVATSVGSSLQAKRTILLFVSVALAGSAVAIGGAINFIGLMAPHIARKLVGPAYGGVIPVSALIGSLILLLSDLVARIAFLPLDIPAGVFTAAIGAPFFIYLLYRHRRS, translated from the coding sequence ATGAACGACTGGTTAATTTTTAGAGGCCGGAAGCATTCCTTCCAAATCAATCGCAGAACGTTGATCGTCGTCCTGCTGCTTATTGCCGCCAATTTGGCCGCCATGATCATTTGCACGGGGCTCGGCAGCCTGAACATCAGCCCAATCGAAGTGATTCGTACATTATTCGGCACGGGTGATGCCTCGAATCATATGATCATCTTCTCCTTGCGTCTGCCCCGCGTCGTGATTGCAATCATGGTAGGCGCGGCGCTCGCCGTATCCGGCGCTTTGCTGCAAGGGATCGTCCGCAACCCGTTGACCTCCCCGGATGTCATCGGCATTTCCGGCGGCGCCTCTCTGGGTACGATCGTATTTATCCTGTATTTCTCGGAACTCAGCATCCGGTTTATGCCGCTTTGGTCGATCGGCGGTGCGTTCGCCGCGGCCATCCTGGTGTATCTGTTTGCCTATCGAGGCGGAATCACGCCGCTGCGGTTGGTGCTGATCGGCATCGGCATGGCCACGGCGTTAACGGCCGTGACGTACATGCTGATTCTGACGGCATCCTTCACGCCGACGGCGGTAGCGGTCAAAGCGTTTACGTTCATGACGGGGAGCATTTATGGCGTGTCGTGGAAACGGGACGTGCTGACGCTTCTCCCTTGGTTCTCCATCTTATTGCCTGTGTCGATCATCTATGCGAGGCACTTGAACGTGCAGGAGCTGGGAGACGAAGTGGCCACGAGCGTCGGAAGCTCGCTGCAGGCGAAACGGACGATACTGTTGTTCGTCAGCGTGGCGCTGGCGGGCTCGGCGGTGGCGATCGGAGGAGCGATCAACTTTATCGGCCTCATGGCGCCGCATATCGCCCGCAAGCTGGTGGGACCTGCCTATGGCGGCGTCATTCCGGTATCCGCGCTGATCGGCTCGCTCATTCTGTTGTTGTCCGATCTGGTCGCGAGAATCGCGTTCCTGCCGCTCGACATTCCGGCAGGCGTATTCACGGCCGCGATCGGCGCACCGTTCTTCATCTACTTGCTGTACCGTCATCGCAGATCTTAG